One region of Quercus lobata isolate SW786 chromosome 2, ValleyOak3.0 Primary Assembly, whole genome shotgun sequence genomic DNA includes:
- the LOC115975219 gene encoding plant UBX domain-containing protein 10 — protein sequence MVDVGDKLAYFQAITGLEDPDLCTEILAAHGWDLELAISSITSTNTATPPENSTSTPAVATSSGDNGGGRGVTRSSLEPPRFGAPERSEAAAGPGLAWKIVTLPISVISGSLNLISGAIGLGLWAAGGVLSYSMGMVGLGSGLGRNSEASARLVPLSAAASEAMEFVAAFERDYGTTTMTRPNFVSQGFMDALQRSRNEFKLLFVYLHSPDHPDTPLFCERTLCSEALAAFVNENFVAWGGNIRASEGFKMSNSLKASRFPFCAVVMAATNQRIALLQQVEGPKSPEEMLSILQKVLEESAPVLVAGRLEAEERRTNMRLREEQDAAYQAALEADQARERQKREEQERLEREAAEAERKRKEEEEALERAAREAAEKEAALARMRQEKALSLGDEPEKGPNVTQVLVRFPNGERKERRFHSTSTIQSLYDYVDSLGCLETENYSLVSNFPRVVYGPEKLSSSLKEAGLHPQASLFVESNL from the exons ATGGTTGATGTAGGCGACAAATTAGCGTATTTCCAAGCGATCACGGGCCTCGAAGATCCCGATTTGTGCACGGAGATTCTCGCCGCTCATGGCTGGGACCTCGAGCTCGCGATCTCGTCCATCACCTCCACGAACACCGCCACTCCGCCGGAGAATTCCACATCCACGCCGGCAGTCGCTACATCCTCCGGCGACAATGGCGGAGGTCGAGGTGTCACGCGGTCAAGTTTAGAACCTCCTCGTTTTGGAGCACCGGAGCGATCTGAAGCGGCTGCCGGACCCGGTTTGGCGTGGAAGATCGTGACTCTGCCGATTTCGGTGATTTCCGGTAGTCTAAATTTGATTTCCGGCGCGATTGGGCTTGGATTATGGGCCGCCGGTGGTGTTCTCTCGTATTCCATGGGAATGGTTGGGTTGGGCTCCGGTTTGGGCCGGAACAGCGAGGCGTCGGCTCGGTTGGTTCCGTTATCGGCTGCGGCATCGGAGGCTATGGAGTTCGTGGCGGCGTTTGAGAGAGATTACGGTACGACGACTATGACGAGGCCGAATTTCGTGAGCCAAGGGTTCATGGACGCGCTTCAGAGGTCGAGGAACGAGTTCAAGCTGTTGTTTGTGTATTTGCACTCGCCGGATCATCCTGACACGCCTTTGTTCTGCGAGAGAACGCTGTGTTCGGAGGCTTTAGCGGCGTTTGTGAACGAGAACTTCGTGGCGTGGGGAGGAAATATTAGAGCTAGCGAAGGGTTCAAGATGAGTAATAGCTTGAAAGCCTCGAGATTTCCTTTCTGTGCTGTGGTAATGGCTGCTACGAATCAGAGGATCGCATTGCTCCAGCAG GTTGAGGGACCAAAATCTCCTGAAGAAATGCTCTCGATATTACAGAAAGTGCTTGAAGAAAGTGCCCCTGTTCTTGTTGCAGGAAGACTTGAAGCGGAAGAAAGAAGAACCAACATGCGCTTAAGGGAAGAGCAAGATGCTGCTTACCAAGCAGCACTTGAAGCTGATCAA GCTAGGGAACGCCAGAAGAGAGAAGAGCAAGAACGCCTCGAGAGGGAAGCTGCTGAAGCTGAGAGGAAGCGTAaggaggaagaagaggctcttgAAAGAGCAGCACGTGAAGCTGCAGAGAAAGAGGCTGCATTAGCAAGAATGAGGCAGGAGAAAGCTTTGTCTCTTGGTGATGAACCTGAGAAAGGACCTAATGTGACACAG GTTTTGGTACGGTTTCCTAATGGAGAACGCAAGGAGAGGAGGTTCCACAGTACTTCAACAATTCAATCTCTATATGACTATGTTGATTCTTTGGGCTGTTTAGAAACTGAGAATTATAGCCTTGTCTCTAACTTTCCTCGGGTCGTTTATGGCCCAGAGAAACTGTCTTCGTCACTGAAGGAAGCAGGATTGCATCCTCAAGCCAGCCTTTTTGTGGAGTCGAACTTGTGA